From a single Cygnus atratus isolate AKBS03 ecotype Queensland, Australia chromosome 10, CAtr_DNAZoo_HiC_assembly, whole genome shotgun sequence genomic region:
- the MBD4 gene encoding methyl-CpG-binding domain protein 4 yields the protein MATGGGVTSGRAAGGPAGSGGSEPRGAAPAGGRPGGPAAGPGGGGRKRSRAGGPSEGRRGAARGRTREGREEAGSRARGARGAGARRPTRGRRPGAGPGPGEAPPAKPEEEPGTLGTGAAAGPGKADSRGLAPGAEGDAGGPRPRDGGSLSAAPREEPVPRTQVERRKTSPYFSSKYSKEAPSPPRRKAFRKWTPPRSPFNLVQETLFHDPWKLLIATIFLNKTSGKMAIPVLWEFLEKYPSPEIARTADWKEMSELLKPLGLYALRAKTIIKFSDEYLTKQWKYPIELHGIGKYGNDSYRIFCVNEWKEVQPEDHKLTTYHAWLRENREQLGVG from the exons ATGGCGACGGGCGGCGGCGTGACGTCAGGGCGCGCGGCGGGCGGGCCGGCCGGGAGCGGCGGCAGCGAGCCGCGGGGGGCCGCGCCCGCGGGAGGCCGCCCCGGaggccccgcggcggggccgggcggaggCGGGCGGAAGAGGAGCCGGGCCGGCGGCCCCAgcgaggggcggcggggggcggcacGCGGCCGGACCCGGGAGGGCCGCGAGGAGGCGGGGAGCCGGGCCCGGGGCGCGCGGGGCGCAGGGGCGCGGCGCCCGACTCGCGGGAggcggccgggcgcggggccgggccctggCGAAGCGCCCCCTGCGAAGCCTGAGGAGGAACCCGGCACGCTGGGAacgggggctgcagcggggcccGGGAAGGCGGACAGCCGGGGCCTTGCGCCTGGCGCCGAGGGAGACGCCGGCGGCCCGCGGCCCCGCGACGGGGGAAGCCTCTCAGCAGCGCCGCGAG AAGAGCCTGTCCCACGAACAcaggtggagaggaggaaaacaagtcCGTACTTCTCAAGTAAATATAGCAAAGAAG CTCCAAGCCCGCCTAGAAGGAAGGCCTTCAGGAAATGGACTCCTCCACGTTCTCCTTTTAACTTGGTCCAAGAAACACTTTTCCACGATCCGTGGAAACTGCTCATTGCAACCATATTTCTCAATAAGACGTCAG GTAAAATGGCGATTCCTGTGCTCTGGGAGTTCCTTGAGAAGTACCCTTCTCCCGAAATAGCCAGGACCGCGGACTGGAAGGAAATGTCAGAGCTGTTGAAACCTCTCGGCCTCTATGCGCTCAGGGCGAAGACTATAATCAAATTTTCAG ATGAGTACCTGACCAAGCAGTGGAAGTACCCCATTGAGCTGCACGGAATTGGAAAATACGGAAACGACTCCTACAGGATCTTCTGCGTCAACGAATGGAAAGAG GTGCAGCCGGAGGACCACAAGCTGACCACGTACCACGCCTGGCTCCGGGAGAACCGCGAGCAGCTCGGCGTGGGCTga
- the RPL32 gene encoding 60S ribosomal protein L32 yields MPALRPLVKPKIVKKRTKKFIRHQSDRYVKIKRNWRKPRGIDNRVRRRFKGQILMPNIGYGSNKKTKHMLPTGFRKFLVHNVKELEVLMMSNKSYCAEIAHNVSSKNRKVIVERAAQLAIKITNPNARLRSEENE; encoded by the exons ATGCCGGCCCTCAGGCCTCTCGTGAAACCCAAGATCGTCAAGAAGAGGACCAAGAAGTTCATCCGCCACCAGTCGGACCGCTATGTCAAGATTAAG CGCAACTGGCGGAAACCGAGAGGTATCGATAACAGAGTTCGCAGGAGGTTCAAGGGCCAGATTCTGATGCCCAACATTGGTTATGGGAGCAACAAGAAGACGAAGCACATGCTGCCCACGGGATTCAGAAAATTCCTGGTCCACAACGTCAAGGAGCTGGAAGTGCTCATGATGAGCAACAA GTCGTACTGCGCAGAGATTGCTCACAACGTGTCTTCTAAGAACCGCAAGGTCATCGTGGAGAGAGCAGCTCAGCTTGCCATCAAGATCACTAATCCAAACGCCAGGCTGCGCAGCGAGGAGAACGAATGA